From the genome of Daphnia pulicaria isolate SC F1-1A chromosome 5, SC_F0-13Bv2, whole genome shotgun sequence:
GGTTCCAAAGCTGCGCGTTTCCAACTAACAAAGCTTTCCCTCCGTTATAAACTTCATTTGGAGGCTTTGGCTCACATTCTGAATACAGGACAAGGAGTCGTCATGGATCGTTCTCCGTTCAGTGACCTTGCTTACATGACTGCCATGACGGAAACTGGTGTAATCAGCAAAAATGGTACGATTTTCAACTCTGTATCCTATTATTTGTTATGGAAGTGAACagctaaaaatattaaattgacaTTTCCGTATAGTTTACAACTTCTACCACCAAGTGAGAAACAATGCACTGTTTGCACTGTGGCGACCTCATTTGGTCATCTATCTGGACGTTCCTGTTGATGAAACACGTCGACGAATTGAGGCCAGGAACTTACCCAACGAAAAGGACTCGATGCTTACCACTCCGGCTTACCTCCAAGCCCTAGTAGATTCTTACAAGAAAGACTATTTGAAGGATATCAGGTATTTCTTTATTATAAGCCCAGAAGAGTTTTCGTATTTTAACAAATCGTTTATTGATACATGAAATAGTACCCATGCCGAAGTTCTAGTTTACGATTGGTCGAAAGTGGCAGATCCCGAAATCGTCGTCGAGGACATTGAACGCATAGATTTCGATCAGTACACCGTCTATGATGAGAAGATGAAGGACTGGAGGCGCATCAACGAGTGGGATTGGAACAACAGTCGTCAAGAGTAAATATTCTCAACTTGAAGCATTACGCTCCCTTCTTACAATATCATTCTACCTTTCTCAGGTTTACCCACTCTCAACATTACTTGATGGCTCATCTAAACGTGCCACCGATCCAATGCAACGAAATCCTTATCGGCGCAGGTGATAACAAAGTGCGCGCGGCTGTAATGGATGAGGTAAATTAATCATTACTTGTTACACTACTTTgtgcaaaaatataaatatggtAATTCTTTTTAGACTCCGGGCAGCAAGTTCGCCAAAGGATTTAATCCAGAAATGGGAGACAAGggaattttattcaaattgtcTTAAATATAGACCTTGTGACTCTACTTGTGTAGGAATCACTTTTTGTCGATAGTTGAAATATATAAATGAtggaattaaaatttgattttattgtgcACGAGCTACACTTGTATCAAACGgggttgaaattttctttgttttcgaaGATAAAAGGGACAATAATAGATTAGTCGTTTTTGTTGCAATACCGCTGTTGATGCTGAAGGATTTCGGTTCGCACAACATGCCTTTGTTTGTGTTGCAATTGAAGACGAGGGGAAGCCAACGAAGGACGGTTAACATCACCAAAAGGAACTCGGGGTCGAGCCAACAGAGAATTTCCGCCGTTCACTGGACTGTTGCTCTTGCCGAAACTATTTTCATCGATGACGACGTTGTTGGTGACGGTACGTCTAGATTTACTAGAAATTTTGACTGGGCTTGACGTCGGTGTGCTCGACGCCGCAATGACGAGGGAGGAAAAGTCCAAAGTTTCTTCAATAAATGGGGCAGGAAGTTCATCAGTGATCATTGGAACAGAAAGATCTTCAATGACCATTCGTGCAGGAACCTCTCCAGAGACTATGGAATCATCCTCTTCAatgttagagagagagaggcagtCCAAATCGGCAAAATTCAGAACCTGAATCAGGCCCTCTCGTTCTTTTTCAATACTAGCTTCTAGTACATCTGGAATTTTATAAACAGTGGGGTTCACTGGTGTACGTATAATTCCAAATGATGGAGATCTTGGGTCCACTGGCCCTTcatcttccacttgaaactgAAACAAAAAGCATTCACATTTTGAAATAACATGAATTACACAGAGATGCTCACCTCGATAGGCGTACGATCGATATCAAATGTTGGTGATCTAGGATCACATAACTGATTTGCTGCCATAATTTTGCCACAACGTGCTGGTGTGTGATGGCTGCCATCGACGATTTTTTCGTCAGTTTGACAAATAACATACTCCTCTAACGACTCTTTGCCagaaaaataacttgcaaCGTTCCCCATTGCTTAACACTATTTTAGTtaacacacaaaataataagACAACCACGTATTACGGCTAATACAATTTTATAGATTCACAACTTGTTACCTCGACCGTTTTGGTTTAAACTCTTCTTTCGAAATGTAAGTGTGACATAGTTGCCATATTGTGGAATTGTTTGTTACTGCGAACTATAAATTCCGATTGCAAACAGTCGCGAGTTTCTCACTTAACTATGCTTGAATCCCtttctgaattttaaaataaatttaaaaaaatgatattattcaaatttattgaacaAAACCTTTtcaatagaaaat
Proteins encoded in this window:
- the LOC124340526 gene encoding NADH dehydrogenase [ubiquinone] 1 alpha subcomplex subunit 10, mitochondrial-like; this encodes MVFFSRVSSPKLCGSVVIIARKQQQCVITVGQRSISGKVMRQGLPPVKKPAPFPYKEKRYNFLRALLDPTTSRLDENSKLIVVEGPPAAGKRALAKELAEELDMAYFPSPNVADCYINKYGYDLRQVDHKLPESCKSYDENDFLKDPMRGNGSKAARFQLTKLSLRYKLHLEALAHILNTGQGVVMDRSPFSDLAYMTAMTETGVISKNVYNFYHQVRNNALFALWRPHLVIYLDVPVDETRRRIEARNLPNEKDSMLTTPAYLQALVDSYKKDYLKDISTHAEVLVYDWSKVADPEIVVEDIERIDFDQYTVYDEKMKDWRRINEWDWNNSRQEFTHSQHYLMAHLNVPPIQCNEILIGAGDNKVRAAVMDETPGSKFAKGFNPEMGDKGILFKLS
- the LOC124340550 gene encoding uncharacterized protein LOC124340550; protein product: MGNVASYFSGKESLEEYVICQTDEKIVDGSHHTPARCGKIMAANQLCDPRSPTFDIDRTPIEFQVEDEGPVDPRSPSFGIIRTPVNPTVYKIPDVLEASIEKEREGLIQVLNFADLDCLSLSNIEEDDSIVSGEVPARMVIEDLSVPMITDELPAPFIEETLDFSSLVIAASSTPTSSPVKISSKSRRTVTNNVVIDENSFGKSNSPVNGGNSLLARPRVPFGDVNRPSLASPRLQLQHKQRHVVRTEILQHQQRYCNKND